One Bombus affinis isolate iyBomAffi1 chromosome 10, iyBomAffi1.2, whole genome shotgun sequence genomic window, AAGGTGAAAGATTGATAAACAGTTAGTAATTTCTctgataattataaatatctttAAAATTATAGTTGAAAGGACTTCTAAACGATATTGTGGCCGACCGGCTAATAGAACGACCGAAGGAGGAATTAGAGATTTTGGACATTTACTCCAAGAAGGCAACATTTCTCTCCTGTTTATACCAAGGTGACAAAGGGAATGTACAAATCTTTACATTACAGAATCAAATACAACAGGGATAGTCAATAACGAAGGCCTTAATAATTATTCAGTTGATATTGTTAATGCAAATCATCATTGTTCAATGAAAATATACATTCTTTGAACAATGTTCATATATttactttttctattttattattaataatcgcTTATAAGGAGGCACATGTCAATGctgtttttacaaatttaattgaaataaaacctAAACCTAATCCCACTACAAGTTTATCTTAAATCATAGTAGTATCAGTGGGATTATACGTGTAATTATTTAACAATATATCTCAATCAAATTGATGAGATGCGTCTgctgtaaataattataattttgttttatattttattcctaTTGCATTTAGTTAGCATATCTTTTTGTGCGTTTATGTTCGTCCTCCTACCAACTATACCACCTATCCTGAACGTCGTCGCACCCCTGAACGAGTCACGAAGTCGTGAATTCATCTACCCATCCTATTATTTCGTGGATGAGCAGCAGTATTACTATCCCATACTTGTGCATATGATAAGCGTGGCGGTAATACTCACAAGCGTTTATATAGCCTGCGACATCAATTTGGTTCATGTAGTACATCATGGTTGCGCCTTGTTGGCCATTAGTGGGTGAGTATACTTCGGTTCCTACGTGCAGATTCCGAGTCTTTTATGTTGTACAGGGTGGTAAAAAAGTGGGCATTATTTATaattgatttatttttcgagtttTCAACAGTGTTATCAACATTACACCATCGGAACATCAAAATGCATGCAACATAATCACTTTCTTAAGAATTTGCATAGACTGAGAAAAGTATCGAAATGCTTGTACatattatttatgaatatactttgaaaattcattagaattatttaaataaactgaaATGAAACTACACGGTCATGATTAGTTTTATAAAGTTTGAAAGCGGATGAACCTGAAAATATGTATGAAAGTTACAAATGTCTAGTACAAGTATATATTTTGTGGAGATCACAATAGTATTAAATAGTCAGTTATCGATTGCATTAATAAGCCTCAATATTCAATAGCATCATATTTAACACTTGTTACATATTTAGGTTGAATAATAATCTCTCATTGCAGATATATTTGCAGTAAatgtcttgtaacttctatatacatttttagattCGTTTCAAATACCTACTGCTATTATCATGACAATTTTGTCGCATTACATTACagtatattacatatatgcataaagatgtttttccatttaaattgtaatattatttatgacTTAACTTGTCTGCATAGATTCAATTAGCTACAGTTGTTACGTAAAATACACCTAATGTGATATAATCAGCAACAgtaagaaatatataattattaataataattataattatataatgtaaTTATTAGCCATTGAAACAATTTGACTACTACCCTTCACGTGTAAGACTTATATACAGCCGTGTAATCTTTAcatcatttttcattttactatgtgcaaaaccACAGTAGAAGAAATGTACATGAAAGTAGTGAAGATATGTACTATGATGGCTGGAATTTGGTCTGATcagagaaaattctcaaaactCGTCATGCAAAAGATTATACATGTACATCGTTGTTGTACTATCGCTTATTACCCAGGTacgtaaataataatttatttttaatcgtatttattatatatttaagaacTGCGATTGTCAGACTGTGAATGTTCATGGAAATgcatattttaatgaaattcaaGTAATGAAACCTAAATACACACAAATTTCGTTCGAAAAACCCTTTTTCTTAAATTAATCAATTATTAATCGTAGATGGGAAATGTCCTGCGTTTTTTCAGCCTGGATACGCTGATGGAGCAGATCTGTTTTTTGTCTGTGGTAGTCGGGATATTGGTGAAATCAACTTTTGTTACAGTATAATACCGTTTCTACGAACGATACGGTATAATACAAAATACACAATCTCGTCCGTAATAGGTAATAAAATTGGCTACTGTGGCACAAACCGTACCTCGTCTATGGTGCTACTTACTTACATGATAATGTATAGATACAATTCCAGGTGTAACATGAAGAGGGCAACGCATAGATAATTTCACCTATTAGAATACGTTTaaccaatatacatatatacccaCTATGGATATTTATTGAGCCGGCCAAAACCCGAAATCTTCTTTCAATAAACCTTTCAATAAATAGGATAAAATTAACctgttatttatatatttttgtatcttcTTGATATAGCATATGATATAtagcatatatatgtataagtactGAAAATACCTCTACGAATATGTGAAATAAACTAAAGTTATTGGACAATATATTCCGAAGTCACATAAATTGGTGAAATGTGTTTACCGCAAATAATtagtattttatttcatattttattcctATTGCATTTAGTTAAGATATATTTTTGTGCGTTTATGTTCGTCCTCCTACCGACTATACAGTAATATTACTATCCCATGCTAGCACGTACGATGTTAGGAGCATCAATTTTCACAGCCGTTTATATTGCCTGTGACATTAATTTGGTTCATTTTGCACGTCATGGGTGCGCCTTATTGGCCATCAGTGCGTGAGTATACAGGAACTTTCTTCGTTATCTTGATGTCTAAAATCACACTATATAAATATTACCCACTTTTTTTAAACGccctatataatatataaacgaAACTTTGACTATAACCAATGAAACAATGAGAACAGGTATCGTTTCAAGCACGCAACGGATAACGTGAACTTTTCCAATGAAAAGTACCTGGACGTGTTACTAGATGAAACCTATGCGAAAATAAGCCGATCCATCGATGCTCACAAAAAGGCCGTTGAGTTAGTATTATTGCATattgtacaatatatatataatataaacataaagTCGCTTGCCAAATTTTATACACTTTTTGTCATGTTAGATATGTGGATAAAGTTGACGCCTGCCACGTGCACTACTTCTTCATCATCTTGGGTCTGATAATCGTAACATTTACATCCACGTTCGTGCGGGTAAGTTTCAATTCACCAATACACATTTAATTTACGTTTAATTTACAGACACAACTTAGGCTATGGTTGCAGTGGATGCGTTTTCTAACGAAATAATGTTTTGACGaatgaaacatttaaaaacCAAGAAGCATGCAATGTAACCAGACTTATAAGAATCTACCCGAAAGTATCGTAAAACCACGAAAGTATTCAGTCGCTTGTAGACATCTTTTATGaacgtattatatatattttgaaatttcattagcactaaGACTCAACAATCATAATTATATTGAGAAAGTTTGAAATCAGTCTGACACGATATGATAGCCATGTCTCGTTACAGTAAGTACtttagaaatttcaaaatgttttatataacacgaaCATATCTATCAAAATGTTCTATAGTAAATGttcgaataatttcgtgagccaTTATATATACTGAATAGTCTTGATGCGCCTATTTATTAGTATAACGTAGTTTGTCAAAATATGCATCCACTGTGACTATAGACATATGCTGCCGTGACTTAATATGTGATATTATTCTTTGTAATTAGTTGTCAACGATGGAAGTAGGAGTCAGATACTTCACATTCTGCGCGTTCACTATTAGCCAAATGACTCATCTTTTGTTTTTGACAATAATGGGGCAGTTTCTGATAAATTCCAATGATGAGACCTTCCAGACAATGTAAGATCGATATAAACTCCCATTTATAAGTATTAAGGCATTTTCTACTTCCATAGAAGATGTTataattgttttaaattatcaagtaaatgaaaaaaaatattgaaatgctatttaatttaatttgatcGACACGATAAAATCGACACGTTAAATTCACGATAGAATTCATTGTATAGATGTGAAGCCAATTGGTACAATGGATCGTCGAAAGCGCAATCGTTATATCTATTGGTGTTGCGAAAGTGTTTGAGCCCGCCTAAACTAACTGGTGGAGGAATAATCTCTTTGAATTTGGAGAGCTTTGTACAGGTTAGCTTATCATTTCCACGAAATACACATGAGAACAGTTCTAAAAAAAACAATTGACGGTTCATTAACGACTAATATCTTTTTAGGTTTTAAAAGCATCTTTCTCGTATTATACAGTGTTTAGATCTTCATAAATTGAAGAAAGAACAGTGTGAATTGGATGGTTCGAATTTATAGATATATGCATTCAAATgaaattcttttttcaaatGTTGACAATATTTTTAGCATAGTGTATATTTTACGTTTCACTTGAGTTAGTTAACATTTCACTTTGAACATAAAATATAATGGTTTCTCATTActtctttcgttttctcttttcctctgcTCTTGATACAACGAATACATAAATATCTTAAGTGTTATTGATAGACATATTGATTGACAGACATATGTATGTGACGAATAAGTCTTATTATTACCGGCccttattttaatttctttactttcataaaatttctgaaacattcggaaatgaaatttatttttcagctgatcgacgataacaaatcagtcgatatattattttatttaaacaaagTAAGTAACTAAACATCTTTAACTGAATATTAAATACATTTAATTCCCAATGTTTAAATtgcaaaagaaataaaatattattatctgaACTATAGCGATGTAGGCTTAAGCATTCTTCATTTCGAACTATATAAAAGTCAATTAccagaaattataaaaataatagatattaATAGAAACATCAGTTCTAACTTCAATGAAGCATAGTTATTAAGACATTTATTATCGACTTTTAAATGATTACAAAAATAATTACGTACTCACAATACCATCTTTTCCGTTGGCCCGTCTTgtcgtattttatttttagctTACAGATCATCTTTTTCATGTCACACTTAACACTACGGCTCACGACTGAATAAATGTAGTCCCATGTAACTttgcatacatatgtatgtgtgtacTTACACATGAGAACAGACAATATAATGATTCCTCCAGCAAGTATGATGATTCAATATTCATAATGTGCATGCAGCATATACGTCGAATTAATGACATACGATTAACAGCAATTTTGAAATTgatgcactttatcgtaaatacatttttaatgtATGCTTTACGATTCCATTAACAGAACCAGATCCAGAGGTAGTAAAAGTACACTAACGTACGGAACTGTCAAGGGTTTGGTTGGTTAACATTGGATTCATATCATGAATAGAGTTATAATCGAGAAGCGATTCTTAAAGATAACGAAAATATTCGCGATACTGAGTGGGATTTGGCCAggtcaaaataaaattaagttCATTTTGTGGGCTTTGGTGCATATTACTATGGTATCATCTGTCATCGTACAGGTACGTGTCTATCAAATTATATCCACCAATATTTCACGAAAAATTACGACATCGTAAAGGAATATTTTACGATACTTGCAAATCACATTATATTTCGGTTTCGATTTAACTAAtagaaaatgcaaataaaatttatagatATTCCTAATAATTTCCATTTCAAAACCAAATTCTCGGGGCCCTTAGATAATTTAAGGAAGACACAATTAACTCGTAAATGCTACAATAAAATTTCACATCTTGCGAATTTCGCTTTAATACCAACATCccacttattttaaatttaaataataatttcctaaataaaaaaatgtaagaAGCATTACCGTGGTTTCGTTGATAATAGCCTTTAAgggtataaaataaaagaaaaaaattataaataattaacgatagactcgtaatattaattttagGTAGCAAGAATTATACATATAGGCACTTTGGAAGTCGTACTGGAGCAGTCCTCCTTTATAGGCGCGATAATACTCATGATCATAAAACATGGTAACTATATCCTGAACGCAAAGAAGGTAAGAAAATGTTTGCCAATCATGACAAGATACTTTTGATTTGCACACCAACCTTATAAATATCATAGCTTAAATCCCTTTTGAATGACATGTCCGAGGATTGGGCAACCGATCGATTGAAAGAAGAATTTGCCATTATGACGACATACGCATATAGGGGAACCACTCTTGCGATGTTCTACTTTGGTAAATCAATATCTAGAAAAGCAGGTTGCAACTCTGGTTGATAATTTCAATAGTACACAATATAGACTGATGTAGTTAACGCTTACGtaaataatcaaaataaaacaattaattCTAAATTACTCAATAAATGCATAACTAAATTTAAAACGTCAATATCGAAAACTATTGTATTCGTGACGTATAAGTATACAATGAATGGAAATTTGGTGTGGTTTTGCGATATTTttactagaaaataaaaaaattaagaatGGGGTCTGGTTGTCCACACTAGGGTTCATTATTTAACattttgtaatataattaatagactgcgaatgtttgtgcatttatgggaaacttAGAGGTATGAAGATGGATGGAATAGgtataatatgcaaaaaaataataaatgtcCAAGATATATAGCATTCGTTATACAATATAGTGAGTGAAAAAAATCTTTGCTTAATCTCCAACTTTTTATATGTGTTTGCAATAATATGTATTTCCATAAACATacgtaatataacaattaagaTAGCAACTATTTACTTTCAGTAAACGCGTGCATATGCACAGTCCTTTTTATACAAATGCCATGGACGGTGCGCCTAGTACACATGTTGAAACCACACAATACATCCTCACCAATATTATACACTATACCAGCTTACTATTTTGTCGAGGATGACcgcaaatattattattatattcaaatGTATCTGGCTCTCTCTGTATATGTCGTTCTCATTGTGTTCGTTGGTTGTGATACTTGTTACATGGTCCTTGTGCAACATGCATGCGCATTGTTGACTGTGGCCGGGTAAGCAAATCGAAAATTTCCTCCATACTTCATATCTTattgaataaattgtaatatttctagATATCGCTTCAAAAATGCCATCAATGACCTTTCCTACAATGCGAGGAATCCCGAAAAGGGGGCAAAGGAGATATATAAGAAACTACGTTTCTCTATACAAGGACACCAGCGGGCAATAATGTCAGTATCAACCAGCGATTATAAACAATCTTGAATACTTAAGTGAAAAAGTTATGGTACAAGAATTCATATCTTAGTTTCAATGATTCTTTTTTACGAGTAACCATGACAAAGGATTTAACTATTTTGGATTAGTGGTAATCATTATCGGCGATGAAAATTGTTTTCGATTACTTTCAAACATCATCAACATTGTAATATTTTCTACTGACATTACTTCTATCAAtagttatattaataaattgtatGTTATATTCTTAatgatttcattttttaaattttattagatatttttaaatagttttactttttaaaaaatcttttGAATCGCCAGTCattatctttatttaaacaaaaaatTGACCTTGTCACAATACTTGAAATGAGTGTTATTCTTGATCCGTGACTGAGGTATTAGATTTTGATTTTTAATCATGTATTTCTTCGCTTCTTTTCTGGAGATTTTTGTTCTGGCTGAGCAATATTTTTCTTGATTTTACTCAAATAGGTTTCTGCGGAATATCGAGAGCACACATGTTACTTACCTTTTTATGTGTATGGGTATAATAGTCCTGTGTGTTAGTATTACTATGGTAGAGGTAAGTTTCTCGTAATCTACTTCATATCGTTGAACGCGACTTATCAATCCACTATCAATTATTTGAGATTAGATCGCTACAATGGATCCCTGTTGGGATTTTTACAAGTTTATCGGCTTTCTGATTATTCAATTGTTGCATCTATTCTGTCTAACGATGCAGGGACAGTTCATCATAAATTCGTCCGATGACATTTACGATGCAATGTAAGTACAATACAcattatgacaattttattttcttccattGCATTCTTCCATAGATTGTAATTTTATCAACCACTTGTATGAGAATGCAATAATAATGCaagagaataaaaaattatgaatataTATTCCTGCGTAGGTTAAGGCATTTCATGTAATTTGGtagttcttttatttatttatatttctttaatttgACCCCCACAGTAGATTTTAGAATTGTCctttaaaaaaagaatattttatcaaatttaattaatatccagaaaaataaatgaattttgtAACTTgagagaaataaaattaaagtacAATTAGTATGCTTTTGTATGCCATTAGCTTTtgtaaatagaaaatttatttatttaataatttattttcgcCTCATTCGAGTGGTTGTTTGATCGATATAAgtatatgaaatttataaattataatgacATTCATAGATACGAAGCACAATGGTATAATGCGAATCCAGAAATGCAAGCATTTTACGTGTTAGCATTACGGCGAAGTCTAACTCCACCCCGTTTAACTGCCGGCGGTTTAATACAATTAAACATGCAAAGTTTTTCAGAAGTAATGTATCACTAGTGTTATTTTGTACAATTATGACACATTCGCTGGAACAATATTGGTGTTTTCAGGTGATGAAACTATGCGTTTCGTATTATACAGTGTTGAGAACAACATCGTAACttctttaaatataattttctatactATACAGTACGCAGTATACACGTTATTGAGAGTAATTGTTTTATCAATACGAATGATAAACTGATattacagaaataaatatttaaaaatatatggtTTTGTTTTTACTTACAGCATCTCACACAGATTGGATTCAAGACCCCTTTAATGAATGTTTATTATGTGTGTCTTGAAATTGACTCTGTAGTGGAACACGCATGTTATGATTGCGtcggtaaagtttgaaacaaatctgaaagtATTTATAGAAgatatttaatacaagtatGAGCATGAGTGGATTCAGGAAAATTAAATTTGGAAATTCCTCGTATTAGTGGCCATACTATTGACGTAACTGATTGCACCTTAAGTTattaaacatttataaaatttgtgTCTGTCAAGtcgtttaatttttattcaatgataAATCAATATATAGAACATTTTTCACAATACCGATTTCAGCACGTTGTAAATTTTCCTTCTAGCTTCTAGAATGAATTATTAtctaaaaaattagaaaattcgaCAAAGATCTATAGACTATTCCCAGCTCTTCTCTCCCGTGTGATAAATTTTACTAAATCAAAGTTAAAACATCTTTCCAAGTAATTGTTTTATGATCCAAATACTTACGTAATtgtaaaaaaaagtaaaaaagaaacattttttCCTTGGAAAAGTTGCTCTAATGGTTACTTCAGCGTGCAAAAAATGTTTCTATAAGTTGCTGTTTGTTAGACGTGTTTTGAACATGCAGTAACACTAGTAACATATACAGAACTGTGCAGTAACATGTTGTTGCTGGGGATGGGGTTTCACACGACTGATACTCCACTGAAAGCAAAATGCAGATTTGTTCATAcgcaaataatttaataaaaatgcgATCGAAAGAATAATACACAAGCATCCTCATTACAGACATCACTTGACAAATCAAATTTTACCACTGAAACTAAATTTCTGTGCATGTAGAAAACAACAGCTACTCTAGCAGCGATTAATATTGAATAAAACAATAAGCTTTTATGCACGACCGTTTCTTTCAGTCACTTGTAAATATGTAGTTCTCTAAATGGAAAGAAAGCACTTGGCATTGAATTGCACGTAACAAAGTCGTTCGTGAGCAATTTTCTTAAGAGAAGAGTAAATAAGTCATGAAGAGCTATTAGATCGATAGCGCTTAATAAGGACAATGACAATTTATAATAGTGGCTTGTATCTGTCTAAGAAATTATTCAATGGAACACCGCACGGGATAAAAATCATAAGATCATTGAAGATAGACTATTGTCTCGTGAAAAGTCGTTCTTTCTGCGCGttctttatattatttcaatgGACGTGGAAGCAATGGAGAAAAGATTTTTAAAAATCAACAGAATGTTTGGAGTGCTAACTAGTATTTGGCCGTATCAAAAACCTTTCCCAAGATTAATACAAAGAATCATTGTTCTTACGATATTGTTTACTTCTTTCGTTACGCAGGTATCGGTGTTTAGTTAGTTCTAATTCGATCCTTGTAaagttaaatttttatttaataattttaaaaagaaaaattagtaACAAAGACTTATGAAAAGGGGATAAGCGTTATAAGCATTGTTTATAATTATAGACCGCGTACCTTATACTTTTCCCCAGTATACGTGGAATTGTGACTAGTATGCCTTATTATATACTAGTGCTTGGGACGTTTGTGAAAATGGGTAATTACTTTATAAACGAAACGAAGGTAAGAGTGTTTTACGAAATTACTCCATCTATTTAAAATTCGCATTGTTTTTTTAACATTATATTAACACATTGACGATCACTGATGTTAAACTTTTATCGTGGCTGAAGTATATGTAATATCAATGAATCTA contains:
- the LOC126921371 gene encoding uncharacterized protein LOC126921371 isoform X1 yields the protein MDWQTIEDQCLKANKFFGQLVGVWPNQEKFTKIIIRFVIFIIVITTITAQISRVVVFYSLEVLSDQMPYLDIGFVILIKQYNYILNEKKLKGLLNDIVADRLIERPKEELEILDIYSKKATFLSCLYQVSISFCAFMFVLLPTIPPILNVVAPLNESRSREFIYPSYYFVDEQQYYYPILVHMISVAVILTSVYIACDINLVHVVHHGCALLAISGYRFKHATDNVNFSNEKYLDVLLDETYAKISRSIDAHKKAVEYVDKVDACHVHYFFIILGLIIVTFTSTFVRLSTMEVGVRYFTFCAFTISQMTHLLFLTIMGQFLINSNDETFQTICEANWYNGSSKAQSLYLLVLRKCLSPPKLTGGGIISLNLESFVQVSLSFPRNTHENSSKKNN
- the LOC126921371 gene encoding uncharacterized protein LOC126921371 isoform X2, producing the protein MDWQTIEDQCLKANKFFGQLVGVWPNQEKFTKIIIRFVIFIIVITTITAQISRVVVFYSLEVLSDQMPYLDIGFVILIKQYNYILNEKKLKGLLNDIVADRLIERPKEELEILDIYSKKATFLSCLYQVSISFCAFMFVLLPTIPPILNVVAPLNESRSREFIYPSYYFVDEQQYYYPILVHMISVAVILTSVYIACDINLVHVVHHGCALLAISGYRFKHATDNVNFSNEKYLDVLLDETYAKISRSIDAHKKAVEYVDKVDACHVHYFFIILGLIIVTFTSTFVRLSTMEVGVRYFTFCAFTISQMTHLLFLTIMGQFLINSNDETFQTICEANWYNGSSKAQSLYLLVLRKCLSPPKLTGGGIISLNLESFVQVLKASFSYYTVFRSS
- the LOC126921370 gene encoding odorant receptor 13a-like isoform X2, which translates into the protein MNRVIIEKRFLKITKIFAILSGIWPGQNKIKFILWALVHITMVSSVIVQVARIIHIGTLEVVLEQSSFIGAIILMIIKHGNYILNAKKLKSLLNDMSEDWATDRLKEEFAIMTTYAYRGTTLAMFYFVNACICTVLFIQMPWTVRLVHMLKPHNTSSPILYTIPAYYFVEDDRKYYYYIQMYLALSVYVVLIVFVGCDTCYMVLVQHACALLTVAGYRFKNAINDLSYNARNPEKGAKEIYKKLRFSIQGHQRAIMFLRNIESTHVTYLFMCMGIIVLCVSITMVEIATMDPCWDFYKFIGFLIIQLLHLFCLTMQGQFIINSSDDIYDAIYEAQWYNANPEMQAFYVLALRRSLTPPRLTAGGLIQLNMQSFSEVMKLCVSYYTVLRTTS
- the LOC126921370 gene encoding odorant receptor 13a-like isoform X1, which translates into the protein MNRVIIEKRFLKITKIFAILSGIWPGQNKIKFILWALVHITMVSSVIVQVARIIHIGTLEVVLEQSSFIGAIILMIIKHGNYILNAKKLKSLLNDMSEDWATDRLKEEFAIMTTYAYRGTTLAMFYFGKSISRKAVNACICTVLFIQMPWTVRLVHMLKPHNTSSPILYTIPAYYFVEDDRKYYYYIQMYLALSVYVVLIVFVGCDTCYMVLVQHACALLTVAGYRFKNAINDLSYNARNPEKGAKEIYKKLRFSIQGHQRAIMFLRNIESTHVTYLFMCMGIIVLCVSITMVEIATMDPCWDFYKFIGFLIIQLLHLFCLTMQGQFIINSSDDIYDAIYEAQWYNANPEMQAFYVLALRRSLTPPRLTAGGLIQLNMQSFSEVMKLCVSYYTVLRTTS